In [Clostridium] cellulosi, one genomic interval encodes:
- a CDS encoding hypothetical protein (High confidence in function and specificity) — MRQCPDRYTIRAGQNLPDKEFRYLRTVIVTAAVYRGFGSKLSLLPLTFRHRAGVSPYTSSFDLAETCVFAKQSPGPILCGSGFPEHPFSLGYGVNLPSSLTNPYPVGLRVLLLSTCVGLRYGRLVNTQGFSRLIPSTLRYSNFAPFRPALPSAGLWTS; from the coding sequence TTGAGACAGTGCCCAGATCGTTACACCATTCGTGCGGGTCAGAACTTACCTGACAAGGAATTTCGCTACCTTAGGACCGTTATAGTTACGGCCGCCGTTTACCGGGGCTTCGGTTCGAAGCTCTCACTCCTCCCCTTAACCTTCCGGCACCGGGCAGGTGTCAGCCCCTATACTTCATCTTTCGATTTAGCAGAGACCTGTGTTTTTGCTAAACAGTCGCCTGGGCCTATTCTCTGCGGCTCTGGTTTCCCAGAGCACCCCTTCTCCCTAGGTTACGGGGTCAACTTGCCGAGTTCCTTAACAAACCCTTATCCCGTTGGCCTTAGAGTCCTCCTCCTGTCTACCTGTGTCGGTTTGCGGTACGGGCGCCTAGTCAATACACAAGGCTTTTCTCGCCTCATTCCATCCACACTTCGCTACTCTAATTTCGCTCCCTTTCGCCCAGCTCTACCATCGGCTGGGTTGTGGACTTCCTGA
- a CDS encoding glycosidase-like protein (High confidence in function and specificity), with product MNHFETRLKASDNTYKELFRRYQYNPILTAKDWPYPVNSVLNPAATIFNGKVLLLARVEDRRGFSHLTKAVSDDGISNWVIDRTPTLAPDPDHPEEAWGIEDPRITYIDELGKYAITYTAYSESGAVVSMALTEDFENFERIGPIMPPEDKDATIFPYKFDDRWLLIHRPIERGANIWISASNNLKYWGDHKILINSRGGSWWDGTKVGICAQPLETSEGWLLLYHGVRNTASGATYRLGLALLDLKNPLKVLRRSDEWIFGPREEYEKQGDVQDVVFPCGWILDKSTGKIRMYYGAADTCIALAAASLDELLEYILNCPEPENP from the coding sequence TTGAATCATTTTGAAACACGTTTGAAGGCAAGTGACAACACTTATAAGGAGTTATTCCGCCGTTATCAGTATAATCCAATTTTAACGGCGAAGGACTGGCCGTACCCTGTCAATTCGGTACTCAATCCTGCGGCTACAATATTTAACGGTAAGGTATTGCTTCTTGCCCGTGTTGAAGATAGGAGAGGCTTTTCACATCTTACAAAGGCGGTCAGTGATGACGGTATCAGCAACTGGGTCATTGACAGAACACCCACGCTGGCGCCTGATCCGGACCATCCTGAGGAAGCATGGGGCATTGAAGACCCGCGTATCACATATATAGATGAGCTTGGAAAGTACGCGATTACGTATACGGCTTATTCAGAGTCAGGGGCAGTTGTGAGTATGGCCTTGACCGAAGATTTTGAAAATTTTGAACGCATAGGCCCGATTATGCCGCCTGAAGATAAGGACGCAACGATTTTTCCATATAAATTTGATGACCGTTGGCTACTAATCCACCGTCCAATTGAGCGCGGGGCAAATATATGGATTTCAGCCTCCAATAATCTTAAATATTGGGGAGATCATAAAATTCTTATTAATTCACGCGGAGGAAGCTGGTGGGATGGAACCAAAGTTGGTATCTGTGCGCAGCCGCTGGAAACCTCAGAGGGTTGGCTTTTGCTATATCACGGCGTGCGGAATACAGCTTCCGGTGCAACTTATAGGCTTGGCCTTGCGCTTCTTGATTTAAAGAATCCGCTCAAGGTTTTACGCCGCAGTGATGAGTGGATATTTGGGCCGCGCGAGGAATATGAAAAGCAGGGCGATGTCCAAGACGTTGTGTTCCCGTGCGGTTGGATTCTTGACAAATCAACGGGAAAAATTCGCATGTATTACGGTGCAGCGGATACATGTATTGCGCTCGCTGCCGCTTCACTTGATGAACTTCTGGAATATATCTTGAATTGCCCTGAACCAGAAAATCCTTAA